The following coding sequences lie in one Mycobacterium gordonae genomic window:
- the rpmA gene encoding 50S ribosomal protein L27, which translates to MAHKKGASSSRNGRDSAAQRLGVKRFGGQVVKAGEILVRQRGTKFHPGVDVGRGGDDTLFAKAAGAVQFGVKGGRKTVNIVPAGQSAD; encoded by the coding sequence ATGGCACACAAAAAGGGCGCTTCCAGCTCGCGTAACGGTCGTGATTCAGCCGCCCAGCGGCTCGGCGTCAAGCGCTTCGGCGGCCAGGTGGTCAAGGCCGGCGAGATCCTGGTCCGTCAGCGCGGCACCAAGTTCCACCCGGGCGTCGACGTCGGCCGCGGCGGCGACGACACGCTGTTCGCGAAGGCTGCCGGCGCGGTCCAGTTCGGCGTCAAGGGCGGCCGCAAGACCGTCAACATCGTTCCAGCCGGACAGAGCGCCGACTGA
- the rplU gene encoding 50S ribosomal protein L21: MATYAIVKTGGKQYKVAVGDVVKVEKLESEPGANVSLPVALVVDGANVTTDAQALAKVAVTGEVLEHTKGPKIRIHKFKNKTGYHKRQGHRQQLTVLKVTGIK, translated from the coding sequence ATGGCGACCTACGCAATCGTCAAGACCGGCGGTAAGCAGTACAAGGTTGCCGTCGGCGACGTGGTCAAGGTCGAGAAGCTGGAGTCCGAGCCCGGCGCGAACGTGTCGCTGCCGGTTGCGCTGGTCGTCGACGGCGCCAACGTCACCACCGATGCGCAGGCGCTGGCCAAGGTGGCTGTCACCGGTGAGGTGCTCGAGCACACCAAGGGCCCCAAGATCCGCATCCACAAGTTCAAGAACAAGACCGGCTACCACAAGCGGCAGGGACACCGTCAGCAGCTGACGGTCCTCAAGGTCACTGGCATCAAGTAG